In one Mustela lutreola isolate mMusLut2 chromosome 8, mMusLut2.pri, whole genome shotgun sequence genomic region, the following are encoded:
- the FZD8 gene encoding frizzled-8, which translates to MEWGYLLEVTSLLAALALLQRSSGAAAASAKELACQEITVPLCKGIGYNYTYMPNQFNHDTQDEAGLEVHQFWPLVEIQCSPDLKFFLCSMYTPICLEDYKKPLPPCRSVCERAKAGCAPLMRQYGFAWPDRMRCDRLPEQGNPDTLCMDYNRTDLTTAAPSPPRRLPPPPPGEQPPSGSGHGRPPGARPPSRGRGGGGGDAAAPPTRGGGGGKARPPGGGSAPCEPGCQCRAPMVSVSSERHPLYNRVKTGQIANCALPCHNPFFSQDERAFTVFWIGLWSVLCFVSTFATVSTFLIDMERFKYPERPIIFLSACYLFVSVGYLVRLVAGHEKVACSGGAPGAGGTAGAGGAAAAAAAGAGAAGAGAGGPGGRGEYEELGAVEQHVRYETTGPALCTVVFLLVYFFGMASSIWWVILSLTWFLAAGMKWGNEAIAGYSQYFHLAAWLVPSVKSIAVLALSSVDGDPVAGICYVGNQSLDNLRGFVLAPLVIYLFIGTMFLLAGFVSLFRIRSVIKQQGGPTKTHKLEKLMIRLGLFTVLYTVPAAVVVACLFYEQHNRPRWEATHNCPCLRDLQPDQARRPDYAVFMLKYFMCLVVGITSGVWVWSGKTLESWRALCTRCCWASKGATGGGGAGAAAAGGPGGAGGGGGVGSGGGGGPGGGAGSLYSDVSTGLTWRSGTASSVSYPKQMPLSQV; encoded by the coding sequence ATGGAGTGGGGTTACCTGTTGGAAGTGACCTCGTTGCTGGCCGCCTTGGCGCTGTTGCAGCGCTCGAGCGGCGCGGCGGCTGCCTCCGCCAAGGAGCTGGCGTGCCAAGAGATTACCGTGCCGCTTTGCAAAGGCATCGGCTACAACTACACGTACATGCCCAACCAGTTCAACCACGACACGCAGGATGAGGCGGGCCTGGAGGTGCACCAGTTCTGGCCCCTGGTAGAGATCCAGTGCTCGCCGGACCTCAAGTTCTTCCTGTGCAGCATGTACACGCCCATCTGCCTGGAGGACTACAAGAAGCCCCTGCCTCCTTGCCGCTCGGTATGCGAACGCGCCAAGGCCGGCTGCGCGCCCCTCATGCGCCAGTACGGCTTCGCGTGGCCCGACCGCATGCGCTGCGACCGGCTGCCGGAGCAGGGCAACCCCGACACGCTGTGCATGGACTACAACCGCACGGACCTCACCACAGCCGCACCCAGTCCGCCGCGCCgcctgccgccgccgcctccgggTGAGCAGCCGCCCTCCGGCAGCGGCCACGGCCGCCCACCGGGGGCCAGGCCCCCGTCCCGCGGTAGGGGCGGTGGCGGCGGGGACGCAGCGGCGCCCCCCACgcgcggcggcggtggcgggaAGGCGCGGCCCCCTGGCGGCGGCTCAGCGCCCTGCGAGCCGGGCTGCCAGTGCCGCGCGCCCATGGTGAGCGTGTCCAGCGAGCGGCATCCGCTTTACAACCGCGTCAAGACCGGCCAGATCGCCAACTGCGCGCTGCCCTGCCACAACCCCTTCTTCAGCCAGGACGAACGCGCCTTCACCGTCTTCTGGATCGGCCTGTGGTCTGTGCTGTGCTTCGTGTCCACCTTCGCCACCGTCTCCACCTTCCTCATCGACATGGAGCGCTTCAAGTATCCCGAGCGGCCCATTATCTTTCTTTCGGCCTGCTACCTCTTCGTGTCCGTCGGCTACCTGGTACGACTGGTGGCTGGCCACGAGAAGGTGGCGTGCAGCGGCGGCGCGCCGGGCGCGGGCGGCACGGCAGGAGCgggcggcgcggcggcggcggcggcggccggcgcGGGCGCGGCGGGAGCGGGAGCGGGCGGCCCGGGCGGGCGCGGCGAGTATGAGGAGCTGGGCGCTGTGGAGCAGCACGTGCGCTACGAGACCACGGGCCCGGCGCTGTGCACCGTGGTCTTCTTGCTCGTCTACTTCTTCGGCATGGCCAGCTCCATCTGGTGGGTGATCCTGTCGCTCACGTGGTTCCTGGCGGCGGGCATGAAATGGGGCAACGAGGCCATCGCCGGCTACTCGCAATACTTCCACCTGGCCGCGTGGCTCGTGCCCAGCGTCAAGTCTATCGCCGTGCTGGCGCTCAGCTCCGTGGACGGCGACCCGGTGGCTGGCATCTGCTACGTGGGCAACCAGAGCCTCGACAACCTGCGCGGCTTCGTGCTGGCGCCGCTCGTCATCTACCTCTTCATTGGCACCATGTTCCTACTGGCCGGCTTCGTGTCGCTCTTCCGTATCCGCTCGGTTATCAAGCAGCAGGGCGGCCCCACCAAGACGCACAAACTAGAGAAGCTCATGATCCGCCTAGGTCTCTTCACCGTACTCTACACCGTGCCCGCCGCCGTCGTGGTCGCCTGCCTCTTTTATGAGCAGCACAACCGCCCGCGCTGGGAGGCCACGCACAACTGCCCGTGCCTACGGGACCTGCAGCCAGACCAGGCTCGCCGGCCCGACTACGCTGTCTTCATGCTCAAGTACTTCATGTGCCTCGTGGTGGGCATCACCTCGGGCGTGTGGGTCTGGTCTGGCAAGACGCTAGAGTCGTGGCGTGCCCTGTGCACCCGCTGCTGCTGGGCCAGCAAGGGCGccacggggggcgggggcgcgggcgccGCGGCCGCGGGGGGACCCGGGGGAGCCGGGGGTGGTGGAGGCGTGGGgtccggtgggggcgggggtccgGGCGGTGGGGCGGGATCCCTCTACAGCGACGTCAGCACCGGCCTGACGTGGCGATCTGGCACGGCCAGCTCCGTGTCTTATCCAAAGCAGATGCCGTTGTCCCAGGtctga